In one Apteryx mantelli isolate bAptMan1 chromosome 33, bAptMan1.hap1, whole genome shotgun sequence genomic region, the following are encoded:
- the CDK2 gene encoding cyclin-dependent kinase 2 — translation MENFQKVEKIGEGTYGVVYKARNKVTGEVVALKKIRLDTETEGVPSTAIREISLLKELNHPNIVKLLDVIHTENKLYLVFEFLHQDLKKFMDSSSISGIALPLIKSYLFQLLQGLAFCHSHRVLHRDLKPQNLLINAEGAIKLADFGLARAFGVPVRTYTHEVVTLWYRAPEILLGCKYYSTAVDIWSLGCIFAEMITRRALFPGDSEIDQLFRIFRTLGTPDEAMWPGVTSMPDYKPSFPKWARQDFSKVVPPLDEEGRKLLAQMLHYDPNKRISAKSALGHPFFRDVTRAVPHLRL, via the exons atGGAGAACTTCCAGAAGGTGGAGAAGATCGGCGAGGGCACCTACGGCGTCGTCTACAAGGCCCGGAACAAGGTCACCGGCGAGGTGGTGGCGCTCAAGAAGATCCGCCTGGACAC GGAGACCGAGGGCGTCCCCAGCACGGCCATCCGCGAGATCTCCCTGCTCAAGGAGCTCAACCACCCCAACATCGTCAA GCTGCTGGACGTGATCCACACGGAGAACAAGCTCTACCTGGTCTTCGAGTTCCTGCACCAGGACCTGAAGAAGTTCATGGACTCGTCTTCCATTAGCGGCATCGCCCTGCCCCTGATCAAG AGCTACCTGttccagctgctgcagggccTGGCCTTCTGCCACTCCCACCGCGTGCTGCACCGCGACCTCAAGCCCCAGAACCTGCTCATCAACGCCGAGGGAGCCATCAAGCTGGCCGACTTCGGCCTGGCCCGCGCCTTCGGGGTGCCCGTGCGGACGTACACGCACGAG GTGGTGACTCTCTGGTACCGAGCCCCCGAAATCCTGCTGGGCTGCAAGTACTACTCGACGGCCGTGGACATCTGGAgcctgggctgcatctttgccgAGATG ATCACCCGGCGAGCCCTGTTCCCCGGAGACTCGGAGATCGACCAGCTCTTCCGCATCTTCCGCACGCTGGGCACCCCGGACGAGGCCATGTGGCCGGGCGTCACCTCCATGCCCGACTACAAGCCCAGCTTCCCCAAATGGGCCCGCCAGGACTTCAGCAAAGTGGTGCCGCCGCTGGACGAGGAGGGGCGGAAGCTGCTGGCA cAAATGCTGCACTACGACCCCAACAAGCGGATCTCGGCCAAGTCGGCGCTGGGTCACCCCTTCTTCCGCGACGTCACTCGGGCCGTCCCCCACCTGCGCTTGTGA